The following nucleotide sequence is from Drosophila kikkawai strain 14028-0561.14 chromosome 2L, DkikHiC1v2, whole genome shotgun sequence.
TGGCAGCGGTAGGAACAGGCCAGGCAGCAGCCGGCGGCTTTGGACAGGTCAGTGCGTGCCTCCGGGCAGCAGGTGAGGCAGGAGTACAAGGCCTGCCGGCCGATGGGTCCCTTGGCGTAGGTGCAGGACTTCTCGTCGGAGGCGCCCAGCACCGCAGCGTACTCGTCCTCCAGTTCCTTCTCCTGCTCGAGCACGTCCACCATAGTGATGGTCGATTGCTCCAGCGGATTTCCATCCTCGCCCTCTGGGGCGGCTACACTTGCATTTAACTCGCTCATCTCACCGGTGGTCGGATCAAAATGGAGTCCAGCTGTTGGGCAAAGGTCTCAATTCCGGGGAAGCCAAGGAATGCACAATGTTTGGCGCGATTTGGACGCGGacgaaaattgcaaataattggAAATAGTGTGACCGTCTCCCAGGCGGAGGCAATATACCACAGGACTCTCAAAAATACTATGCAATACGAAAATACCAAACTGCGTTTTTAAATTAGCTAGATTTGTTAAAGCTAAATCTacagggaaaaatataatttaattttaaagtctATTATATAGACAATGTATTCTTTAAAGAAGAATTAACtagtgtttaattaattagggTCATAATcttataatttcatttcatttaaacaAATCTATACAAAATCTTAGCTAAAAAACCGCCATATTTAGTCTAAAATAGCTATCAGATTCGTTTTATTCGTTTTCCAACACTAAAACAGCGAATTTTCTGGCGTGCGGctgatttttataaacaattgcaattttctcaaaatattaactaaataaaCCTTAAACAATGAATGCGCCACCAACCTTCGAATCGTTCCTGCTGTACGAAGGCGAGAAGAAGTGAGTAAACCAATATTATTCCCCAAAATAGACACCTGTAACCCAATTTCCTTCTCGTCTTGGCGCGGTGGCAGAATCATCAAAGAATTGGACACAAAAGTAACAAATGCGGCTATATTTACGATAAACAAAGAGGATCACACTCTGGGCAACATGATCCGCAAGTAAGTCGGTTAATTAATAACCATATTTAAGGAAATAACTCTCTTTTGCCCTTGCAGCCAACTGTTGAAGGATCCCAATGTTTTGTTTGCCGGCTACAAGGTTCCCCATCCCCTGGAGCACAAGTTCGTTATCCGGATTCAGACCACGGCGGACTACTCGCCTCAGGAGGCATTCATGA
It contains:
- the Polr2J gene encoding DNA-directed RNA polymerase II subunit RPB11; this encodes MNAPPTFESFLLYEGEKKIIKELDTKVTNAAIFTINKEDHTLGNMIRNQLLKDPNVLFAGYKVPHPLEHKFVIRIQTTADYSPQEAFMNAITDLLAELSLFEERFKDAIKEKKEGGD